In the genome of Mycobacterium kansasii ATCC 12478, one region contains:
- a CDS encoding TetR/AcrR family transcriptional regulator, with protein sequence MPRPDHSRAALISTAATLFRRQGYAATGLKQILDEAGVKPGSLYHHFPDGKQQLAAAVVDTAGAAIEQLLRSFLATDRLVADVVDQWVDLLVAGLAGDHRDGCPIEPIATEAVHASPLVREASAHAFKGWCAAIAERLHADGWAAPDAESVALAVVSLIEGALMLSRVAGDAAALQAVKPAARNLLSG encoded by the coding sequence ATGCCCAGACCCGACCACAGCCGTGCCGCGTTGATCAGTACCGCCGCCACGCTGTTCCGTCGTCAGGGATACGCAGCGACCGGGCTGAAGCAGATCCTCGACGAAGCCGGCGTCAAACCCGGGTCGCTCTACCACCACTTCCCCGACGGCAAGCAACAGTTGGCCGCCGCGGTCGTCGACACCGCCGGGGCCGCCATCGAGCAACTTCTGCGAAGCTTCCTGGCCACCGACCGCCTGGTGGCTGACGTCGTCGACCAATGGGTCGACCTGTTGGTCGCGGGATTGGCCGGCGACCATCGCGACGGCTGCCCGATCGAGCCGATTGCCACCGAGGCCGTGCACGCCAGCCCACTGGTACGCGAAGCCTCCGCACACGCATTCAAAGGATGGTGTGCGGCGATCGCGGAGCGACTTCACGCCGACGGTTGGGCGGCCCCCGATGCGGAATCGGTTGCGCTCGCGGTGGTTTCGTTGATCGAGGGAGCCTTGATGCTGTCCCGCGTCGCCGGTGATGCGGCCGCGCTACAAGCCGTCAAGCCGGCAGCGCGCAACCTGCTGTCCGGCTAG
- a CDS encoding alcohol dehydrogenase catalytic domain-containing protein — MRHLVFEETGRYGWRESPDPVLTTPDQALVRPLVVACCDLDIAVVHGRAPLPPGYAVGHEGVAEVVAVGDGVSAIRVGDRVVVPFQISCGTCRECRRGMTGSCNSVPLMAMYGLGPLAGLDGGGFMADLVSVPYADAMLVAVPASINPSDLIAIASLSDNIPDAWRTVGPFKDDLSGLEPADRRVLVVGRLSIGLYAAAFAAALGAHVDYVDTDVQRLAVAEKLGATVHDRPKPAKEWDPYPVTVHTSADPSVLAATLRATWPDGVCTDTGIYYQPTVEMPLLSMYTRGVRFVTGRVNARAVIPEILDVIAGGCDLSPAVDRVVAWDDAPSAWPAMTGKTVFARA, encoded by the coding sequence ATGAGACATTTGGTTTTCGAAGAGACCGGGCGATACGGATGGCGCGAGTCGCCGGACCCGGTGCTCACCACCCCGGACCAAGCGCTGGTGAGGCCCCTGGTCGTGGCCTGTTGTGACCTCGATATCGCGGTTGTCCACGGTCGGGCGCCGCTACCGCCCGGGTATGCGGTCGGTCACGAGGGGGTGGCCGAAGTCGTGGCGGTCGGTGACGGCGTCAGCGCCATCCGCGTGGGCGACCGGGTGGTGGTGCCCTTCCAGATCAGCTGCGGCACGTGCCGTGAGTGTCGTCGCGGCATGACGGGCTCGTGCAACTCGGTGCCGCTGATGGCGATGTACGGCTTGGGTCCGCTCGCCGGTCTGGATGGCGGTGGATTCATGGCCGACCTGGTGTCGGTGCCTTACGCCGACGCGATGCTGGTTGCGGTTCCTGCCAGCATCAATCCCAGCGATCTGATCGCCATTGCGTCGCTGTCGGACAACATTCCCGACGCCTGGCGCACCGTGGGGCCCTTCAAGGACGACTTGTCCGGGCTCGAGCCCGCCGACCGCCGGGTCTTGGTGGTCGGGCGGTTGTCGATCGGGCTGTACGCCGCGGCCTTCGCGGCGGCGCTGGGAGCTCACGTCGACTACGTCGACACTGACGTGCAGCGCCTCGCGGTCGCCGAAAAGCTCGGGGCAACCGTGCATGACCGGCCGAAGCCGGCCAAGGAGTGGGACCCGTATCCCGTCACGGTGCATACGTCGGCCGACCCGTCGGTGCTGGCCGCCACGCTGCGGGCCACCTGGCCGGACGGCGTATGCACCGACACCGGGATCTACTACCAACCCACGGTCGAGATGCCGTTGCTGTCGATGTACACCCGCGGCGTGAGGTTTGTGACCGGACGCGTCAACGCACGTGCCGTCATCCCGGAAATCCTGGACGTGATTGCCGGCGGCTGCGACCTGTCGCCCGCCGTCGATCGCGTCGTGGCCTGGGACGACGCTCCGTCGGCCTGGCCGGCGATGACCGGAAAGACCGTGTTCGCCCGGGCCTGA
- a CDS encoding nitroreductase family deazaflavin-dependent oxidoreductase: MSAKDHPNNAPGVPMVFPPWFENFQIKYINPALKPVARYLPGAATITHRGRKSGKSYRTIVTAYRKGNVLAIALGHGKTDWVKNVLAAGEADVLFTRRQVHITNPRILPAGSDGTGLPFMARMQAGRMGIFVADIA, encoded by the coding sequence ATGTCGGCAAAGGACCACCCGAACAACGCGCCGGGCGTCCCCATGGTGTTCCCGCCCTGGTTTGAGAACTTCCAGATCAAATACATCAATCCCGCGCTCAAACCGGTCGCCCGTTACCTGCCCGGCGCGGCTACCATCACCCACCGCGGCCGCAAATCCGGCAAGTCGTACCGGACCATCGTGACCGCCTACCGTAAGGGAAACGTACTGGCGATCGCGCTGGGCCACGGTAAGACCGACTGGGTCAAGAACGTGCTGGCTGCCGGCGAGGCCGATGTGCTGTTCACCCGCCGTCAGGTGCACATCACCAACCCGCGGATCCTGCCAGCCGGGTCTGACGGCACGGGGTTGCCGTTCATGGCACGCATGCAGGCGGGTCGGATGGGGATATTCGTCGCCGACATCGCCTGA